The stretch of DNA CGGGCATTCTCAAAGCCGTCGACACGCTGCTGGCCAAGGAGGCCGATCCCGAAACCAAGCTGCGGCTGCATATGACGGCGGTGGTCAACACCTTCTTCCGCACGCCCTATATCCACCGCCTGCTGATGCGCCTGATCCGCCAGGAGCCGCCCGAGGTCGCGCAGCATCTGGCCGACACCTGCCTGCAGCCGATGCTGGATGCCTATGCACGGCTGATTGGCGAAGGGGTGCAGGCGGGGGTCTTCCGCCCGGTCGATCCGCAGTTCTTCTATTTCACGGTGATTGGCGCGGCGGACCGGTTTTTCTCGGCGCGGCTGGTGCTGCGCTATTGCTCGGGCCGCGATGTGCTGGACGAAAGCCTGCGCGACGGATACCGCGCCCATCTCAACGACTTCGTCGTGGCGGGCATTCTGGTGCCCCATGACGGACAGTGCGACAGATTGTCATAATCCGCCGCCAAGGATGGATTTTTGACACGCCGATAAGCGGAAGGAATGGATCGCATGAGCAGCGCGCAGTGGCACATCGGCGTGATGGGCGGATCGGGTCTGGCCGAGGGTCTGGGGCTTGAAGACGCTCAGGAAATCCGTGTGCAGAGCCCCTTTGGCGCCCCCTCCGGCCCGGTGGTGCAGGGACGCATCGGCGATGTGCGCTTCACCTTCCTAGCCCGCCACGGCGCTGGCCATGCCATTCCGCCCTCGGACATCAATTTCCGCGCCAACATCGATGTGATGAAGCGCTGCGGCGTCACCGATCTCATCTCGCTCTCGGCCATCGGTTCGCTGCGTGAGGAGATGGCGCCCGGCCATGTCGTCGCCGTGGACCAGTTGATCGACCGCACTCATGGCCGCGCGGGCAGCTTCTTCGGCACCGGCTTGGTCGCCCATGTCAGCCTTGCCGATCCGGTCTGCCCGCGCCTCTCGGGCCTGCTGGGCACCGCCGCGCGTGTTGCCGGTTCCACCGTGCATGACGCGGGCTGCTACGTTGCCATCGAGGGGCCGCAGTTCTCCACCCGCGCCGAAAGCCGCATGTACCGCGCCTGGGGTGCCGACGTGATCGGCATGACCGCCATGCCCGAAGCGCGCCTCGCCCGCGAGGCCGAGCTGCCCTATGCCATCCTCGGCATGGTCACCGACTATGACGCATGGCGCGACAGCGAAGCGGGCGTGGAAGCCGCCGAGGTCTTCGCGGTGATGAAAGCGAATGCCGAGCGCGCCCGCGCCACGGTGGGCCATCTGGCGAAAATCCTGCCAGAGATCCGCGAGGCCAGCCCGATCGATACGGCGCTGGAGTTCGCCTTCGCGACGGCGCCTTCCGCGCGCGATGCCGTGTTGGTGGCGAAGCTGGATGCTGTCGCCGGGCGGGTCTTGAAGAAGGGATGACAAGAAAGGGAAGATGCGAGGGGGTTACCCCCTCGCGCTCCCATGACGTCTTCCGGCGATAGGGTGGGGGTGCCGCATCGTGGTGCCTTGGCTCCCCACCTGTCTTTCATCCTCGTCATCGTTGGCTGGGCTGTTGCGGGCCTTGATGTGACGCTTTCGGCGCCTGCGCGGCCTTGAAACCATACGTGGCAGCCGCAGCGCCCTTATGCGAAAAGCGGAAGACGCCATCGCCACGGTGATCAGCGCCTCGGCGTAAGTCGATATCTCGAAGGTCGAGAACCAGACCGCAACATCCGGCGCGCTCATCGAGGCCAGCAGCAATCCATCGGCCTTCGCCAGCCAATAGAGCAAGCCAATCGCCAACAGCACCGCTCCGACGCAGATCCAGTGCCCTGCCGTGATGCGGGCAAGACTGACAGCAATGGGCTCGATCAGCCTTGCATGAAGCCATTGTCCCAAAGGCGTTTCGCGGGCGAAGAGCAGCGTGGCCAGACAGAACCACGCCATGAAGTCGATCAGCAGCATCGCCATCTCCGAAAGGAGGCTATCGCTCTGACCATACCGCAAAACCGGTCAACCATCGAAGCGCAAACTTCGCGCCAGCCCCCGTGCCGCAGGCAGTCAAATCCTGAAAGAGCTGTGTGGTGAATACAGCCTGCGGCGCGGCGACCTTGCCCTATGGCCGAACCCGAAGCGCAACGCAGACAGTCATGGGAGCGCGAGGGTGTAACACCCTCGCACCTATCCTTCCTTCAAACTTGAAGCCTTTAATGCGCCTGAGTCGACCCATTCGAAAACGCATCCGCGATCGAGCACGCCGCCGGGCCGAGAATCACCACGAACAGCACGGGCAGGATGAACAGGATCAGCGGCACGGTCATGATCGCGGGCAGGCGGGCGGCTTTTTCCTCGGCGCGCATCATGCGCTCGTTGCGGAATTCGGCGGAGAGCACGCGCAGCGCGGAGGCCAGCGGCGTACCATAGCGCTCGGTCTGGATCATGGTGGTGACCACGCCGCGCACGGCGTCCAGATTGACGCGATAGGCAAGGTTTTCAAACGCCTGTCGACGCTCGGACAGGAACGACAGCTCGATGGCGGTCAGCGCGAACTCATCGCCCAGTTCGGCATAGGCGCGGCCCAGTTCGCGCGCCACGCGGTTGAAGGCGGCGTCAACGGTCAGGCCTGCTTCGGCGCAGATCACCAGCAGGTCCAGCGCGTCTGGCAGGCCCTTGCGGATGGCGGCGGTGCGCTTGGAGATGATGTTGTCGAGATAGAGGTCGGGGCCCTTATAGCCCAGACCCAGCGCGGCGGCGAAGCCCATCAGCTTCTTGAAGGACGACCATTCGGGGAAATAATTGGCCCAGTAGATCACGATGGCGGCCAGCCCGCCCAGCACGATGGGGGCGACCAGCCGTCCGAAAATCACCGCAACGGCCATTTCCTTCTTGCGGATGCCGGCCTGCGCCAGCTTCTGCTGGGCGGCCTGGATCTGGCTGTCCTGCAGGCCGTTGATCCGGTTGAGGATGGTGCGGATGCGGTCGGTGGCTTCCGACCGGCGGACAAGCTGGGCGCGCTTCTTGGGGTTGATGGCGACGATGCCCGCCTTCAGCTCCTCGCGCCTTTCATTGAGCGCTTTCACGCGCTTGGCCATGGGGTCGCGGATGGTCAGCGCCATATAGATGACGCCGATCATCAGCCCGGCGGCCACCACGGCCAGCAGGGTGCCGACCCAGACCACGTCCACGCCGAAGAGCATGCCATTATGGATTTGATGGTCCATGTGCCCCTCAGATCTCGAAATTGACCATCTTGGCCATGATGAAGGCACCCAGGCCCATCCACACCAGCCCGCCAAGGCCGGTGATGATCAGGCGCTGGTCGGAGAAGAAGCCCGCCAGATAGCCGGGGTTCACCCAATAGACCAAGACGAAGACGATGAAGGGCAGCGAGCCCACGATATAGGCCGAGGCCTTGGATTCAGAGCTCATAGCCTTGATCTTCAGCTTCATCTGGGCGCGCTTGCGCAGCACGTCGGCCAGATTGGCGAGGGTCTCGGCAAGGTTGCCGCCGGTTTCCCGCTGGATCGCCAGCGTAATGCAGAAGAAGCTGAATTCGGGCATGTTGAGCCGGTCGGCGGTGACCTGCAGCGCGTCTTCCATGCTGCGGCCGATCTTGATGCGCTCGGTCACCAGCTTGAACTCCTGACCCACCGGGCCGGGCACTTCGCTCGACACGATGGTCAGCGTTTCGGTCACCGGCAGGCCCGAACGCAGGCCGCGCACCAGCAGTTCGATGGCATCGGGGAATTTGGAGACGAACTGGCCGAGGCGCTTGTTGATCAGGAAGCCCACGGCCATATGCGGCAGGCCCGCGCCCATGATGACGCCGACGGCCAGACCCAGCACCAGACTGCCGCTCTTGAGCCACAGCAGCAGCGTCACCACCGCCATGATGCCGCCGCAGGTGTAGAGATACTGCTGGATCGTCCATTCGCGCCCGGTGCGGTGCAGGCGCAGCGCCAGCGCCTCGCTGCGGCTGGCCGAGCCCGCGATGCGCGGCATGTTTGGCTTGCGCGCGGCGACGGCGCGGCGCATCTGCGCTTCCATGCGGGCGTTGGCGCTGTCGGAATGGCGCAGGCGCAGGGCCTGCAGGCGGCGCGTGCTTTCCTTGGCCGGATTGGGACCGCCCAGCGCCAGCATCGCGATCCCCCCAAGGAGGACCACGATCAGGCCGATCAGAACGATCTGCAGACTATCCATCGCGACGCATCACTTTCCTATGGCCCGGCGCATGGGCGTTGCCCCGCCGGAACCGCGATCAGGCCGGAGCCTTGCCCTTGGTCCCGTCCTTGGCCCCGTTGCCGGATTTATCCTTCTTGGGCAGGATCGACTTGAGGTCGAACTTGCCCAGCAGGGACTTCTTCTCGTCCTTGGCAGCAGGCGCCGTCTCGGTGACAAAGCCGATGGAGCGCACCGCCTGCGCCAGATCGCGCAGGGCGCCGCCCGCCTTGGTGGCGCGGTTGGCTTCGGAAAAGGTCTGGCCCAGCTTGGCCGCATGGGTGGCGGCCTTGAAATCATAGGGAATCTGGAAGTCGATCTTGCGCTCGATGCTGGCTTCGAAATCGGCCTTGCTGATCTCGATCGTGCCGGTCTGCACCTTGTTGGCCACCATCAGCACGTGGATATGCGGCGCATTGCCCTTCAGCCACGAGAGGATGCGGATCGAATCGCGCGCGCCCGCCAGAGTCAGCTCGGTGGCGATCACCGCGACATTGGTGTCGGCCAGCAGTTGCGGAAAGTTGATCAGCATGTTGCGCGGCAGATCGACCACCGTCATCTGGAAGGCGGCGCGGAACTCCTGCTCCAGCTGCATGAAGGCGCTGCCGTCGGTCAGCAGCGGCTGGTTGATCGGCGCCTCGGCCGAAAGGATGGCCAGATTGTCATTGGCGCGGATCATCGCGCGCTCGATGAACAGGCCGTCGATGCGGCTGGGGTTCTCGATGGCGTCGGTCAGACCCCGGCCCGGCTCGAGATCGAGGCTGAGCGCGCCGGTGCCGAAATGGATGTCCAGATCGAGCAGGGCGGTGGGATGCTGATGCTCGGTGGCGAACAGCCAGGCCAGCGAGGTCGCCAGAGTCGAGGCACCCACGCCGCCGCGCGTACCGATGATCGCGGTGGAGATATGGCGCGCCTCGCTGCCTTCCTCGTGACGCGGCTGCGAGAAGAAGGCATGGGCACCGGCCAGCGCGTCATGCAGCACATGGGGCTGCAGGGGCTTCAGAATATAGTCGTGAATGCCGCTGGCCAGCAGGTCGCGATACAGGCGCACATCGTTGAGCTGACCGGTGGCGAGCACCACCGTGCCGGGCTCGCAGACTTCGGCCAGCGCATTGATGTCTGAGAGCGGATCGCCGCTTTCCGACAGATCGACCATCAGAATGTGCGGGCTGGAGGCCACCGACAGCGCCTGCACCGCATTGCGCAGGCCGCCGCGCTGGCATTTTTCCGGCGCCCAGCCCATGTCGGCAACCAGCGGGCGCAGCACGTCCAGGCTGGCATCGTCGCACAGATAGGCGGCGAAGGGTTCGCGGGCCTGATGTTTCCAGGGGGCGTTCATCGATCAGTTCCCCTTGGAGCTGGTGGTGGGCAGCGTGCCGCCGCCGCCGCCGCTGGGCTTGACGTCGCGATAGGTCGAGATCGCCTTGTTGCTGGTGGCCACCGGGTTGCTGTCCGACCGGGCGCCATGCAGCAGATCGTCGGGGTTGGCGATCATGGCGGCCAGATTGCTGTTCACCGCGCAGCCGAAATTGGGATGCAGCGCGTTGAGCGAGTTGGTTTCCGAATTGGCCGACCAGTCCGGGCAATGCGGCACGGTGGCGCTGGCGCGGGTCAGCGCGATGCGCACCGTGCCCGGCTCCAGCGCGGCCTGAGCCAGCGGGGGTTGCTTCGAGACGATCAGGCCCTTGGCGGCGGCCAGATCGGCCACGGCGGCGCGGGTCTTTTCGCTGGCGGCCGGGTCGTCGATGGCGATCTGGTCGCCATAGCGCAGGCCCATGGCATCGAACCAGCCGGACAGGCGAGCCTTTTCAGCCGCCGAAATGCCATCGGGCCCACCGGCCAGATCCAGCGTGAAGGTGGCATGGGTGACGACCGGCTGGTGCTGCGGCGTCATCAGGCGGTTCTGGGCCACGCCGCCGCAACCGGCCAGCGCCAGCGTGGCGGCGGCCAGCGCCATGGAGGTAAGGGCCTTGCGCGGCGCTGCCTTGGCCGTGTTGGACGGGGTTGTGGCGATCGGGGCCTGAGGTGTGAAACGCATCATCGCCTCGCTCAATTCAGGGAGAAGCCGGGGGCCTGCGCATCGCCCTTGGGGCTGGCAGGTGCCGGTGGGGATGTGTCGGCCGGAGCAGACGCCTTGGCCTTCGCCAGGGCCTTGGCCTCGCGCTTGGACAGCGGAGCAGGCGCCGCGGCGGCGGGATCGCTCAGCCCGACGCGGGGCGGGGCGGCATTGTCACCCGACACCGGGCCGGGGCGCACCGCGCCCGACTTGCCGTCGGTCAGCATGTTGCCGACCACCTCCTGCATGGTCGAGGGGTTCTGCAACCCGTCAGTGGGCAGCTTGATGTCCGCGGCATTGACCGGGCGCACCAGATAGGGGGTGACCACGATCACCAGCTCGCTCTCGCCGCGCTGGAAGTTGGTGGATTTGAACAGCGAGCCCAGCAGCGGAATGTCCCCCGCGCCCGGCAGCTTGGAGATGGTGTGCTGGGCGTTGTTCGACAGCAGCCCGGCGATCATCATGCTCTGCCCCGACCCAAGCTCCACCGTGGTTTCGGCGCGGCGGATGGTGAGGGCAGGCACGCTGAAGCCGTTGAGCGAAACCGCCCCCTGCGAGGACAGCTCCGACACTTCCGGGCGCACGCGCAGCGAGATGCGGCCATCGGAGAGCACCGTGGGCGTATAGGCCAGCGAGACGCCGTAATTCTTGAACTCCACCGAGACGGTGCCAAGCCCGCTCGACATGGGGATGGGATATTCGCCGCCCGCCAGGAAGGTGCTGGTCTCGCCCGAGAGCGCGGTCAGGTTCGGTTCGGCCAGCGTGGTGACCAGACCGATCGATTCGCCCAGATCGAGCGAACCGAGCAGCGTCAGCCCCAGAAATTTCGTGCCCAGCGACAGGGCGGTCGAGCCGGTGAGATTGCTGGGGAAATTGTAGGTGGTGGGAGCGGGGACGAGCGTGTTGCCCTGCAGGACCACACCCTGCGGATTGGTGATCGTGCCCGGATTGTCGCCACGCGAAATGCCGAACTGCATGCCGTTGGTGCTGGTCGACTGGCCGGTCAGATTGCTGCCGATGGTGCGGCTCAGCGTGCGGCTGACCTCGGCGATGCGCACATGCAGGCTGACCTGCAGGGGCGTTGCCGTGCGCAGGCGGCTGATGACCGTGGTCTTGTCGCCGGTCTTGTCGCCCATATAGGCCTGCACCAGGCGGGTGGCCTCGGCGGCATCCTCGGGCGCGGCGACGGTGCCGGTCAGCAACAGGGTGGTGGCGCCCAGCGTGGAGACGGTGACATGCGCCTCGGGCATGGCAACGCGCAGCATCTGGTCGACGCTGTCGATGTTGTTGCCCACGCGGATGTTGGCGGACCACACCACGCGGCCCTCGGCATTGCTGGCATAGACGGTGGTCTCGCCGCTGCCCTTGCCATAGAGGTAGAGCTGGTGGTTCGACTTGACCTGAAGGTCGGCGATCTTGTCGTCGGCGATGAAGACGTCCTTCATCGTGCCGGGCAGATTGACGAGCTGGCCACGGCCCACCGACAGCACGATCTGGCCGGTCGGGCTGCTGATCGTGCCATTGGGCGCGGCGGTGTAATCGGGCGCGGGCGCGCGATAGTTGCTGCCGGCATGCACGGCGGGGCGCGCCGGATGATGGGCCTTGCGCGGCGCGGCCTGAGCCGGGGCAGCCATGCCGACCGACAGCGTCACCGCCAGAAGTCCGGGGGCGCCCGCCGAAAGGAGAAGGGAGAGGAAACGGTTCTTCATGGGATGATCCAGCCTTCTCAATTCACCGGGGCGGACGATGAGCCGCCGGTGCCGCCGAAGCTGGCCACGGGCTGGCTGGCGGTTCTCATGTTGCCGCCGCCGTCCGTCGGCCGCATGCCGCTCAGATCGACGTCCTTCGTATCGCTGCCGCGCATCACACGGACCTGGCCCGTCCGCGAAGGACCGACCGCCCCCACCGGCAGGTTGCGGCGCTGGAAGCGCGACACGTCACCGGCGGTGGCAAAGCTCGATCCGCGCTGGATGGCGCTGCCGTCCTCGAAGCGGCCGCCCACCAGCGTGGTGCGCGAGCCCGCCACGGGGCTGGCCAGATTGCCCTTGGCATTGGCCATGGCGCGGGCCTCGTCGGCCTTGGTTGCGCCATCGGTCAGCTTGACCGAACCATTGGCGATGGCGTGATCCAGATCGCTCTGATTGTCCGCCAGCGAGCGGAGCACCAGGCTGAGCGAACCGCCCTGCTGCGCCACCTCGATCTTTTCGGCGATCTTGGGGGTCACTTCCAGCGTGGCGGTGTGGAAGGTGTGAACGATGGTCTTGCCATTGTTGGTTTCCTGCTCGGTCGACTGGTCGGTGGCCAGCACGCGCAGGTTCTTCAGGATGGTTTCGGTGGCGTAGAGGTCACGGTTGTCGGTGACACCGCCCGGAGGGGTCTGGGTCTGGGTGACCTTGACCGAGGTCGTCAGCATCAGGTCGACATGGTCGCCCGGAAAGACGAAACCGGCCACGCCCGACTTTTCCGACACGGTGATCGTCACCGCGCGCATGCCCGGCCCCAGCGCGGCGGCAAGGAAGCCGCGGTCGCCCGGTGCCACCAGCGCGCCGGTGGTCAGGGGCTGGCCGGCGGTGATCGGGAAGCGCACCACGGTGCCCAGCAGCTTGTTCATGTCGGTCTTGCCGTCCACGAAATAGGCGCCGTTGACCATGTTGCGGGGCCATTCCTGGAAATTGACCGCATCATTGGTGATGATCGTGCCGGGCTGCAGCGAGCGCTGGGCCACCAGCACGCGGGGGCCCTTGGGCAGCACGATCACGGGCAGAGCGGCCTGGACCTGCGGGGCGGGGCTGCCGCCCAACATGCTGCGGGCGGCAAGGGCGGTGGCAACAGCCACCACCAGCAGCCCCAGCATGATCATGACCTTCTTCTTGTCCATGGCTCTGTCAGCCCCTCACACACAAATCACTGCGTAAACCGCGCTGATGCGCGAAAATGGTTAATATCGAGTCACTCGCCTGTTCATCCTGCCGCCCCGCCCGCGCTGAGCTGGGGCAGGTAGTCCGCGGCCAGGATCCACAGCCCGGCAATGGCGATGGCGATGCCGTAAGGGATGGCCAGCTTCTCGCGCTGGCGGCGGGCGATGTGCCAAAAGGCGAGAACCACGGTGAGAATCCCGCCCGCCAGCGCCATCACGATCAGCAGATGGGCAAACCACAGCGGCTTGATCCACAGCGCCAGCGCGGTCAGCAGCTTCACGTCGCCACCGCCCATCGCGCCCACGGCGAAAAGCCCGGTCAGCACGGCAAAGGCACCGACCGCGACTCCAAGCTGCCAGCCGATGTCCACCAGTCCGAGGCCCTGCGCCCACCAGAACAGCGGGGCGCACAGCGCAATGGCCAGATTGAGGCCATTGTCGATCTGTCGACGGCGCGTGTCGGTCACGGCCGCCACCAGCAGGGCGATTGCCAAGCCTCCAAGCAGACCGTAGGACAGCGAAACCCCCATGGAACCCCCTAGTAAAACGTGGGGAAGTTTTAGCTCGGAATCACTTACCAAACGGTAACCAACGAGAAGGTCAGAAATCAGGCACATGCCGGAGTATGAGCAAGTCGATCTGGCTCCTTCGGGGCGCCGTCTGCCAGCAGGATCGCATGAGGATGCGTGGCTCACACCCGATGGCTGGAGGCTGCGCCGGCTGACCGTTCCGCCCCTGCCGGGCACCCCCGCGCGGGGCCGGTTGCTGTTCCTGCCGGGGCGTGGCGACATCTTCGAAAAGCATCTGGAATTCTTCGAGGAATTGCAGCAGCGCGGCTGGCATGTCACCAGTTTCGACTGGCGCGGGCAGGGCGGTTCCGGGCGTCTGGGGCTCGACACCACCACCGGTCATATCGAGGACTTCTCGGTCTGGCTCGATGACCTTTCGGCCTTCTGGCAGGACTGGTTTCGCCCCGGTGAGGGCCCCCATGTGCTGGTGGGCCATTCGATGGGCGGTCATCTGGCCCTGCGCGCCGTGGCCGAGCGCAAGGTTAACCCCGATGCGGTGATTCTCTCCGCCCCGATGCTGGGATTCTTCGCCCCCGGCCTGCCCGTCTGGTTACAGCATCTTTACGCGCGCACCATGGCCGCTCTGGGCGATTCGCGGCGCCCGGCGTGGAAGGGCGGCGAGAAGCCCGGCTCCACCACCGCGCTGCGCATGCATCTGCTCACCCATGACGAGCGCCGCCACGACGACGAGATGTGGTGGCGCGACCGGCGCCCCGATCTGGGCACCGGCGCGGCAAGCTGGCGCTGGATGGAGCGCGCCGTGGCCTCGCGCCGCGCGCTCTTCGCGCCCGGTGTGCTGGAAGGCGTTCATGTGCCGGTGCTGCTGATCTCCACCAGCTCGGACCGGCTCGTCAGCCATGGCGCCGTGGTGGAGGCCGCAAGGCGCCTGCCCGATGCGACACTGATCGCACTGGGCAAGGAGGCCCGCCACGAGGTGCTGCGTGAGGTCGATGCGGTGCGCGCGCCGCTGATCGCCGCAATCCATGGCTTCCTCGATGAGCGGGCACCCAAAAGCGTTAATGCAAAGTCTTGACGCGCGGCGCCTGCGGGCCAAGGGAGCCCGCATGAGCTTCTCTTGCGATATCGCCATTGTCGGCGCTGGCATGGCCGGGGCCTCGCTGGCCGCCGCGCTGCTTGGCCATGGCGCGCGCGGGCGCATCCTGCTGATCGAGGGCGAGGCGCGGCCCGGCTATCACGCCACCGGCCGCTCCGCCGCCTTCTGGCACGAAACCTATGGCGGTCCCGGCGTGCAGCCCTTGAGCCAGGCTTCGGGCCCGGCACTGCATGCGCTGGGCGTGCTTCACCAAAGGCGTGGCCTGACACTGGCCCGCAAGGGGCAGGAGGCCGAGCTGGAGGCCTTCGTCGCCCGCTTCGCCGCGCTGGGCGTGCGCATCTCCATCGTCGATCGCGCGATCCTTACCCATTACGTCCCCGGCCTGAGCGCCGATTACGTGCTGGGCGCGCTGGAGGAGGATTGCTGCGACATCGACGTGGCCGCGCTCCACCAGCATTACCTTGCCGAGGCCCGGCAGGGCGGTGTGGAACTGCTGTGCGATGCCCGCGTCGCTGGCGTGGCGCGCGACGGCGATGGCTGGGCCCTGACCTTTGCCGATGGGCGCAGCATTCAGGCCGGGCTGATCGTCAACGCCGCCGGAGCATGGGCCGACGAGCTGGCCGCCATGGCCGGGGCTGCGCCGCTGGGCATCACGCCCTACCGACGCACGATGGTGCAGGCCCGCGTCGATCCGGCGCCCACCAACAACCTGCCGCTGGTGCTGGATCTGGACGAAAGCTTCTATTTCAAGCCCGAATCCGGCCGCCTCTGGCTGACGCCTCACGATGAAACCCCGACCCCGCCTTGCGACGCCGCCCCCGAGGAGATCGATGTTGCCGTGGCGGTGGACCGCCTGCAGCAGATCACCGACTGGCGCGTCGAGCGGATCGAGCACCGCTGGGCGGGGTTGCGCAGCTTCGCGCCCGATCGGCTGCCGGTCTATGGGTTCGATCCCGAGGTGCCGGGGTTCTTCTGGTGCGCGGGGCAGGGTGGGTTTGGCATCCAGACCGCACCGGAAGGCAGTGATCTGGCGGCGCGGTTGCTGTTGGGGCTGGAGCCGGGGGTGGTCTCACCTGAGGCTTACGGGCCGGGAAGATTTTAAGGACAATGCGAGGGGGTTACCCCCTCGCGCTCCCATGACGTCTCCCGACGCATGGGCAGCGGCGCCGCATCGTGGTGCACAGACTATCCACCTGCGCCACCTTGGGCGCCGC from Novosphingobium sp. encodes:
- a CDS encoding FAD-dependent oxidoreductase translates to MSFSCDIAIVGAGMAGASLAAALLGHGARGRILLIEGEARPGYHATGRSAAFWHETYGGPGVQPLSQASGPALHALGVLHQRRGLTLARKGQEAELEAFVARFAALGVRISIVDRAILTHYVPGLSADYVLGALEEDCCDIDVAALHQHYLAEARQGGVELLCDARVAGVARDGDGWALTFADGRSIQAGLIVNAAGAWADELAAMAGAAPLGITPYRRTMVQARVDPAPTNNLPLVLDLDESFYFKPESGRLWLTPHDETPTPPCDAAPEEIDVAVAVDRLQQITDWRVERIEHRWAGLRSFAPDRLPVYGFDPEVPGFFWCAGQGGFGIQTAPEGSDLAARLLLGLEPGVVSPEAYGPGRF